In Canis lupus baileyi chromosome X, mCanLup2.hap1, whole genome shotgun sequence, one DNA window encodes the following:
- the TCEAL3 gene encoding transcription elongation factor A protein-like 3 isoform X1: protein MNRNLSGERTCGLRREEAQEHSHSRWQGCFLAGTTTWALESERVLKAACGTQLLSAPGKVPYPPCDQQSHLAMTCISEGCCTRTCDAPGLCVYPQHSTRLEKEEEPVQNPCRTRKRRGNLNMEKLYNENEGKLEIKGQPEDEVEPEDEGKSDEEEKLEEEGKPGHEGKLQNKGQPDDEGKQEKQGKSENEGKPHGEGKPESQAKPEGEPRAAEKRPAEDYVPRKAKRKTDRGTDDSPKDYQEDLQEKHLGSEEMMRECGDMSRAQEELRKKQKMGGFHWMQRDVQDPFAPRGQRGVRGVRGGGRGQRGLHDIPYL from the exons CAGGAACACAGCCACTCAAGGTGGCAGGGCTGCTTCCTGGCCGGCACTACTacctgggctctggagtcagaacgGGTCTTGAAAGCTGCTTGTGGGACGCAGTTGCTCAGCGCTCCTGGCAAAGTCCCGTACCCTCCCTGTGATCAGCAGTCACACCTGGCAATGACGTGCATCTCAGAGGGATGCTGTACGAGGACCTGCGATGCGCCAG GTCTGTGTGTCTATCCCCAGCACTCTACAAGGCTAGAAAAGGAGGAGGAACCTGTCCAGAATCCCTGCAG gacaaggaaaagaaggggaaatcTCAACATGGAAAAACTCtacaatgaaaatgaaggaaagctgGAAATCAAGGGACAGCCAGAAGATGAAGTAGAGCCTGAAGATGAAGGAAAATCAGATGAGGAAGAAAagctggaagaggaagggaagccaGGGCATGAGGGAAAGCTCCAGAATAAGGGACAGCCAGATGATGAGGGAAAGCAAGAAAAGCAGGGCAAGTCTGAAAATGAGGGAAAACCACATGGTGAGGGCAAGCCAGAATCCCAGGCAAAGCCTGAGGGTGAGCCACGGGCTGCCGAAAAGCGCCCAGCTGAAGATTATGTGCCgaggaaagcaaaaagaaaaacgGACAGGGGGACAGACGATTCCCCCAAGGACTATCAGGAGGACTTACAGGAAAAGCACTTGGGAAGTGAGGAGATGATGAGAGAATGTGGAGATATGTCAAGGGCTCAGGAAGAattaaggaaaaaacagaaaatgggtGGTTTTCATTGGATGCAAAGAGATGTACAGGATCCGTTTGCCCCAAGGGGGCAACGAGGTGTCAGGGGGGTGAGGGGCGGAGGTAGAGGCCAAAGGGGTTTACATGATATCCCATATCTTTAA
- the TCEAL3 gene encoding transcription elongation factor A protein-like 3 isoform X2, whose product MEKLYNENEGKLEIKGQPEDEVEPEDEGKSDEEEKLEEEGKPGHEGKLQNKGQPDDEGKQEKQGKSENEGKPHGEGKPESQAKPEGEPRAAEKRPAEDYVPRKAKRKTDRGTDDSPKDYQEDLQEKHLGSEEMMRECGDMSRAQEELRKKQKMGGFHWMQRDVQDPFAPRGQRGVRGVRGGGRGQRGLHDIPYL is encoded by the coding sequence ATGGAAAAACTCtacaatgaaaatgaaggaaagctgGAAATCAAGGGACAGCCAGAAGATGAAGTAGAGCCTGAAGATGAAGGAAAATCAGATGAGGAAGAAAagctggaagaggaagggaagccaGGGCATGAGGGAAAGCTCCAGAATAAGGGACAGCCAGATGATGAGGGAAAGCAAGAAAAGCAGGGCAAGTCTGAAAATGAGGGAAAACCACATGGTGAGGGCAAGCCAGAATCCCAGGCAAAGCCTGAGGGTGAGCCACGGGCTGCCGAAAAGCGCCCAGCTGAAGATTATGTGCCgaggaaagcaaaaagaaaaacgGACAGGGGGACAGACGATTCCCCCAAGGACTATCAGGAGGACTTACAGGAAAAGCACTTGGGAAGTGAGGAGATGATGAGAGAATGTGGAGATATGTCAAGGGCTCAGGAAGAattaaggaaaaaacagaaaatgggtGGTTTTCATTGGATGCAAAGAGATGTACAGGATCCGTTTGCCCCAAGGGGGCAACGAGGTGTCAGGGGGGTGAGGGGCGGAGGTAGAGGCCAAAGGGGTTTACATGATATCCCATATCTTTAA